The sequence below is a genomic window from Candidatus Thiodiazotropha endoloripes.
TCCATAAAGACAACCAGATTCGTGAAGATCATCATGAAAAGATCATCGAGGAGTTCAGTGATCGCCTGACCACCGCATTCCAGCAGACTCACGCGGAAGCTGAGGAGCGCGAAAAGCTGTTGCAGGAACGACTTGAAGCGATCGAAAAAGAGCAGACTTACAAGATCCAGCGAATCAAACTCTTCTCGCTGCCCGGTACGGTGATTGCCATCGCTGCACTGATCTATCTCTTCTATGTGGTCCATGTGATGGAGAGCTCGATGACCAGCATGTCAGCGGATATGCATCAGATTCAGGGTCATATCGCCGCCATCGGCCAGGACACTTCCAGTATGTCCAGTGGCGTCAACAACATGAACAAAAACATCACCGAACTGAACGGCAACATGTCATCCATGACCAGTCAGGTCAAAGGCATGAATAACAACATGGGGCATCTGAACCGTAATGTGGGCGTGATGACCCACGACGTGGGCAACATGTCTCAGACCGTCAGCCCGGTGATGAACGGAATGCGCAACTTCATGCCGTTTTAGAGGACTGCATAAAACAGAGACAGAGGCTACGATCCGGAGATCTGGCAGATGAAGGAGCGTCGTCTCTGTGTAATCTGAGAGCCAAGCCGGCAAGAGAAAACAGCAGATCAATCAGCGAAATCGCTGACTTTATAACCGGTTTTATGCGGGTTTTCTATATAAAAGGCGACTGATATTCAGCGAGTGTCTGTTGTGACTACTCATCACCAAACGTGGTACCCACCCGTTTGGCACTGATCACCCAGGGGTGGTCCGGGGGCACCAGCTTTTTATATCCAGCCACATCAACCAGGGGCACCGGAACCGCCTGATCACCTCGGGATGCAACCATCACCCCAAACCGCTCCTCCGCAATCAGATCGACACAGGCAGTACCCAGGCGGGTTGCCAGCAACCGGTCGGCGGCGGAGGGTGTTCCACCCCGTTGCAGATAGCCGAGTATGGTCACTCGTGACTCCAGACCGGTCAGCTCCTCCAACTCGCGGGAGAGGGTTACGGTATGGTTGGAATATCGAGATTCCATCTCGCTCAACTCCGACTTCAGCTGTTTGCGCAGTTTCTTGTCTGTGGCCTTTTGCTTTCTCTCCCTCAGATCCTGAACCTCTTCGGCCACCCCCCGTGGAAGTGCGCCCTCTGCCACAGCGACGATACTGAACGGCTTACCGCCGGCGGCACGACCTCTGATCGCCTCGGCAACACTTTCGATGTCATAGGGAATCTCCGGCAGCAGAATTACATCCGCACCGCCGGCCACCCCTGATCCGAGCGCCAGCCAGCCGGCCCGATGTCCCATGATCTCCACCACAATGATTCGGTGGTGGCTGTGAGCGGTGCTGTGCAGTCGATCGATGGCATCGGTGGCGATGCCAAGCGCCGTATCGAATCCGAAGGTGGTATCGGTGTGGGCCACATCGTTGTCGATGGTCTTTGGCAGGGTGATGACATTCAATCCCTTTTCCACCAACTGCAGGGCATTCTTCTGGGTACCACCACCGCCGATACAGACCAGAGCATCCAGATGGTGGGCCTGATAGTTTTCAACGATCACATCGGTCATATCCTGACGCTTGCCGTTGAAATGCATCCGGTGGGGTTTTTCCCGGCTGGTACCGAGGATGGTACCACCCCGGGTCAGAATCCCGGACAATTCACCCCGATCGAGCTGCATGGTGCGATTCTCCACCAGACCACGGAAACCGTCCCGGATTCCGATCACCTCCATATCGTACGCACCCAGAGCTGCCTTACCCACACCGCGGATTGCCGCGTTCAATCCCGGACTATCGCCGCCAGAGGTCAGAATACCGATATGCTTGGTCATGAATGCTCCTGCTATTCGATTGATTTAGCGTAGTGTACATGCTGGGCAGGATCATGAAAGGGTCAAATCAAGGTGAGGGCGGGCTTGTCTCCTGTCTGATACTAATCCAGCAGGTGTAACGAGCTTGGATGCCGAATCCTCAGGCGCTGTTCGTCCTTGCGTT
It includes:
- a CDS encoding 6-phosphofructokinase, which encodes MTKHIGILTSGGDSPGLNAAIRGVGKAALGAYDMEVIGIRDGFRGLVENRTMQLDRGELSGILTRGGTILGTSREKPHRMHFNGKRQDMTDVIVENYQAHHLDALVCIGGGGTQKNALQLVEKGLNVITLPKTIDNDVAHTDTTFGFDTALGIATDAIDRLHSTAHSHHRIIVVEIMGHRAGWLALGSGVAGGADVILLPEIPYDIESVAEAIRGRAAGGKPFSIVAVAEGALPRGVAEEVQDLRERKQKATDKKLRKQLKSELSEMESRYSNHTVTLSRELEELTGLESRVTILGYLQRGGTPSAADRLLATRLGTACVDLIAEERFGVMVASRGDQAVPVPLVDVAGYKKLVPPDHPWVISAKRVGTTFGDE